The following proteins come from a genomic window of Diceros bicornis minor isolate mBicDic1 chromosome 4, mDicBic1.mat.cur, whole genome shotgun sequence:
- the LOC131403241 gene encoding olfactory receptor 10K1, translating into MEPVNETLVREFVFLGFSSLARLQLLLFIVFLLLYLFTLGTNAIIISTIVQDRALHAPMYFFLAVLSCSETCYTFVIVPKMLADLLAHKKTISFLGCAIQMFSFLFLGCSHSFLLAAMGYDRYMAICNPLHYTVLMGHGVCWGLVAAASACGFTVSLVTTSLVFYLPFHSSNELHHFFCDISPVLKLASHHSRLSQLVIFMLGMFALVIPLLLILVSYICIISAILKIPSSVGRYKTFSTCASHLIVVTVHYGCASFIYLRPKSNYSSNQDILISVSYTILTPLFNPMIYSLRNKEFKSALRRLMGQTSYPIN; encoded by the coding sequence ATGGAGCCCGTCAATGAGACCTTGGTGAGAGAGTTTGTCTTCCTTGGATTCTCATCTCTGGCCAGGCTGCAGCTGCTGCTCTTCATTGTCTTTCTGCTTCTCTACCTGTTCACTCTGGGCACCAATGCCATCATCATTTCCACCATCGTCCAGGACAGAGCCCTTCAtgcccccatgtacttcttccttgcTGTCCTCTCCTGCTCTGAGACATGCTACACCTTCGTCATTGTACCCAAGATGTTGGCTGATCTTCTAGCCCATAAGAAGACCATCTCCTTCCTGGGCTGCGCCATCCagatgttttctttcctcttcctcggcTGTTCTCACTCCTTCCTTCTGGCAGCCATGGGTTATGATCGCTACATGGCCATCTGTAACCCTCTGCATTACACAGTGCTCATGGGACATGGGGTATGTTGGGGACTAGTGGCTGCTGCCAGTGCCTGTGGCTTCACTGTCTCATTAGTCACTACCTCACTGGTATTTTACCTACCCTTCCACTCCTCCAACGAGCTCCATCACTTCTTCTGTGACATTTCTCCTGTCCTCAAGTTAGCATCTCATCACTCTCGCCTCAGCCAGTTGGTCATATTTATGCTTGGCATGTTTGCCTTGGTTATCCCATTGTTACTTATCCTGGTCTCCTACATCTGCATCATCTCTGCCATTCTAAAAATTCCATCCTCTGTTGGAAGATACAAAACTTTCTCTACCTGTGCCTCCCATCTCATTGTGGTAACTGTTCATTATGGTTGTGCCTCTTTCATCTACTTAAGGCCCAAGTCCAATTACTCTTCAAATCAAGACATCCTAATATCTGTGTCTTATACCATCCTCACTCCATTGTTCAATCCAATGATTTACAGTCTgagaaataaagaattcaaatCAGCCCTTCGAAGACTAATGGGCCAGACTTCATATCCTATTAATTAA
- the LOC131403252 gene encoding olfactory receptor 10R2-like, translating into MVTEFLLLGFSSLGEIQLALFVVFLLLYLAILSGNVTIISVIHQDQNLHTPMYFFLGILSTSETFYTFVILPRMLINLLSVAKTISFICCAIQMFFFLGFAMNNFLVLGVMGYDRYAAICHPLCYPILMSWQMCGKLAAACGIGGFSASLILVNLVFSLPFCGANKVNHYFCDISPVIRLACTNTDIYEFAVFICGVLSIVVPFVFICVSYLCILKTILKIPSAEGRRKAFSTCASHLTVVVVHYGCASYIYLRPTAMYVYSKDRLVTVMYTIVTPLLSPMVYSLRNKDVHVALRKVLGKKRSLKLNN; encoded by the coding sequence ATGGTGACTGAATTCCTGTTGCTGGGTTTTTCGAGCCTTGGTGAAATTCAGCTTGCACTCTTTGTGGTTTTTCTCCTTCTATATCTGGCCATTCTCAGTGGTAATGTCACTATTATTAGTGTCATCCATCAGGATCAGAATCTCCACACTCCAATGTACTTCTTCCTTGGCATTCTCTCAACATCAGAGACCTTCTACACATTTGTCATCCTACCCAGGATGCTCATCAATCTCCTCTCTGTGGCCAAGACAATCTCCTTCATCTGTTGTGCCATTCAAATGTTCTTCTTCCTTGGTTTTGCTATGAACAACTTCCTAGTATTGGGAGTTATGGGTTATGATCGCTATGCTGCCATCTGCCATCCTCTGTGTTACCCCATCCTTATGAGTTGGCAGATGTGTGGAAAATTGGCAGCTGCCTGTGGAATTGGAGGCTTCTCAGCCTCACTTATATTAGTGAATTTAGTTTTCAGCCTCCCTTTCTGTGGTGCTAACAAGGTCAACCACTACTTCTGTGACATCTCCCCAGTCATTCGCCTGGCTTGCACCAATACagatatttatgaatttgccGTATTCATCTGTGGGGTTCTTTCAATTGTGGTCCCATTTGTGTTCATCTGTGTTTCTTATCTCTGCATTCTGAAGACGATCCTAAAGATTCCCTCTGCTGAAGGCAGACGGAAAGCTTTTTCCACCTGTGCCTCTCACCtcactgttgttgttgttcactATGGCTGTGCTTCCTACATCTACCTGAGGCCAACAGCAATGTATGTTTACAGCAAGGACAGGCTGGTAACAGTGATGTACACCATTGTCACTCCATTATTAAGCCCCATGGTTTACAGTCTCCGAAACAAGGATGTCCACGTTGCTCTCAGAAAAGTTTTGGGAAAGAAAAGATCTCTAAAATTAAACAattga
- the LOC131403264 gene encoding olfactory receptor 10R2-like, which translates to MASSSCVTEFLLLGFSSLGELQLVLFVVFLCLYLIILSGNITIISVIRLDRSLHTPMYFFLCVLSTSEIFYTIVILPKMLINLLSVLRTLSFMSCATQMFFFLGFAVTNCLLLGVMGYDRYAAICRPLHYPILMSWNVCGQLAGICIVSGFLISLVGTTLVFSLAFCGPNKVTHYFCDISPVIRLACAETYINELVIFICGVLALIMPFIFICISYGFIVHTILKIPSAEGKRKAFSTCASHLIVVIVHYGCASFVYLRPSAKYTSDKDRLVTVTYTIITPLLNPMVYSLRNKDVQLAIQKMIGKTRFPLKTL; encoded by the coding sequence ATGGCCAGTTCCTCCTGTGTTACTGAGTTCCTCTTGCTAGGTTTCTCCAGCCTTGGGGAATTGCAGCTTGTCCTCTTTGTGGTCTTCCTCTGCCTCTACTTGATCATCCTGAGTGGAAACATCACCATCATCTCAGTCATCCGCTTGGATCGCAGCCTCCACACACCCATGTACTTCTTTCTATGTGTCCTCTCTACCTCTGAGATCTTCTACACAATTGTTATCCTGCCCAAGATGCTTATCAATCTGCTCTCTGTACTCAGGACACTCTCCTTCATGAGTTGTGCCACCCAGATGTTCTTCTTCCTTGGTTTTGCTGTCACCAATTGCCTGCTTCTGGGAGTGATGGGTTATGATCGTTATGCTGCCATCTGCCGGCCTTTGCACTACCCCATTCTTATGAGTTGGAATGTATGTGGACAACTGGCAGGCATTTGTATTGTTAGTGGCTTCCTAATATCTCTGGTGGGCACAACTTTGGTTTTTAGCCTTGCTTTCTGTGGCCCTAACAAGGTCACCCACTACTTTTGTGATATTTCACCGGTCATCCGTCTCGCTTGTGCTGAAACCTATATCAATGAACTAGTCATCTTCATCTGTGGGGTCTTGGCACTTATTATGCCCTTCATCTTCATCTGCATCTCTTATGGCTTTATTGTGCATACCATCCTGAAGATTCCATCAGCTGAAGGCAAGCGaaaagccttctccacctgtgccTCCCATCTCATTGTGGTCATTGTCCATTATGGCTGTGCTTCCTTTGTCTACCTGCGACCCTCAGCCAAATATACATCAGACAAAGACAGGTTGGTGACAGTGACCTATACTATCATCACCCCACTGTTGAACCCTATGGTATACAGCCTTAGGAATAAAGATGTACAGCTGGCCATTCAGAAAATGATTGGGAAGACAAGGTTTCCTCTTAAGACTTTATAA